Within Paeniglutamicibacter psychrophenolicus, the genomic segment GCGGAAAAAGCATGAACCTCGCCCACTTCCCCGCCCACGCCCCGCTCGCGGTGCAGACCCGCGGCCAGCTGGTCGAAAGCGTCCACTACGGCTCGCTGGCGGCGCTGGATCCGCACGGGATCACCGTGCTCACGCGCGGGGAACCCGGCGCGCGGATCTACCCGCGCTCGGCCCTGAAGCCGCTCTTTGCCGTGGCGATGCTCCGCGCCGGGCTCGAGCTGCCCGCCGAGCAGCTCGCCCTGGCCGCCGCCAGCCACTCCGGATCCGCCGACCACCAGGACCTCGCCGCAAAGATCCTCGCCGAGGCCGGGCTGGAACCCGCGGCGCTGCGCAACTCCACGGACCTGCCCTACGGGACCGCCGAACGCCACGCCTGGATCCATGCCGGCAACGCTCCCACCCAACTGGCGCAGAACTGCTCCGGCAAGCACGCCGCGATGCTGGCCACCTGCGTGCTCAACGGCTGGGACACCGAAACCTACCTGCACCACGACCACCCGCTGCCCAGCCTCATCCGCGCGGTCGTCGCCGAACTCACCGGCGAGGACGTGACCATCACCAGCACCGACGGGTGCGGAACCGAGGTCTTCGCGCTGAGCCTCACGGGCATGGCCAGGGCCTTCTCCACGCTGGTCACCGCCGCCGAGGGCACCGCCGAGGCCAGGGTCGCCGACGCCATGCGCGCGCACCCGCTGATGGTTGCCGGTGCCGGACGCGATGTCACCGCGCTCATGGAGGCCGTGCCCGGGCTGCTGGCCAAGGACGGGTTCGAGGGAATCCAGCTCATCGCCCTGCCCGACGGTTCCGCGCTGGCGTTGAAGGTCTCCGACGGGTCGGACCGGGCTCGCATGCCCGCCGCAGTCCCCGCCTTGCTGGCCCTGGGTGTGGCGCCCGGACCGCTGGAACCCTTCAACAACCTCCCCGTGCTCGGCGGCGGCCACCCGGTCGGAACCCTGGCCGGGCTGCCCTTCAGCTAACTCCGCTCCCGGCGCCGCATCGCGGCCCCACCCAAAACGCACCATCGCGCGCTGCCTTGCCGCGCCCAAAAACAGCCCTTCCCGCGTACCGCGCCTTCCATCATCCACGCACCGCCCAAGCACAGGAGATCCTCCCGCCATGAACGAATCCACCGCCACCCTGCAGACCACGGCCGCCCAGGGCACCCGCAGCGAACACGATTTGATCGGCGACCGGGACATTCCCGCGGACGCCTATTGGGGCGTGCACTCGCTGCGCGCCGTGGAAAACTTCCCGATCACCGGCCAGAGCCTGTCCACCAACACCAATCTGGTCATGGCCTTGGCCATGGTCAAGCAGGCCGCCGCCCGGACCAACCTGGAACTGGGCCTGCTCGATGCGCCCCGCGCCGAGGCCATCATCGCCGCCTGCGCCGAAATCATCGCCGGCAAGCTGCACGAGCAGTTCGTGGTCGACGTGATCCAGGGCGGCGCCGGGACCTCCTCGAACATGAACGCCAACGAGGTCATCGCCAACCGTGCGCTGGAACTCATGGGCCACGCCAAGGGCGAATACCAATACCTGCACCCCAACGACCACGTGAACCTCAGCCAGTCCACCAACGACGTGTACCCCACCGCGGTGCGCGTGGCAACGATCTTCGCTGCAACCTCGCTGGTCGGTGCGATGGAGCACCTCGGGAAGGCCTTCGCCGCCAAGGCCGTCGAGTTCCGCACCGTGGTGAAGATGGGCCGCACGCAGCTGCAGGACGCTGTCCCGATGACGCTGGGCCAGGAGTTCAACTCCTACGCCGTGACCCTGGGCGAGGACCGCTTGCGCCTGGCCGAGGCCACGTTGCTGGTCCACGAGATCAACCTCGGTGCCACCGCCATCGGCACCGGGCTCAACGCCCCGGCCGGCTACTCGGCCCTGGCCTGCACCCACCTGGCGGAAATCTCCGGGCTGAAGCTGGAAACCGCGTTCGACCTGATCGAGGCCACCGCCGACGTCGGCGCCTTCGTGCACCTCTCCGGGGTGCTCAAGCGCGTGGCCGTCAAGCTCTCCAAGGTCTGCAACGACCTGCGCCTGCTCTCCTCCGGCCCGCGTGCGGGCCTGGGCGAGATCGACCTGCCGGCGGTGCAGTCGGGCTCCTCGATCATGCCGGGCAAGGTCAACCCGGTGATCCCCGAGGTCGTGAACCAGGTGGCCTACGAGGTCATCGGCAACGACGTGACCATCACGATGGCCGCCGAATCCGGGCAGCTGCAGCTCAACGCCTTCGAGCCGATCATCGTGCACAGCCTGACCAAGTCGATGCGCCACCTGGAGGCAGCCTGCATCACGCTGGCCGACAAGTGCATCATTGGCATCACCGCGCACGAGGACAAGCTGCGCGCCCAGGTGGAGAATTCCATCGGCCTGGTCACCGCGTTGACCACGCAGCTGGGCTACGCGGCCTCCACCAAGATCGCCATGGAGGCGCTGTCCACCGGCCGCGGCGTGGCCGAGCTTGTCCTGGAACACGGACTGCTCTCGGCCTCCCAGCTGACGGAGCTGCTGCGCCCCGAGCGCCTGGCCAACCTCAGCGAATAGCTTTTCCTTCCGCCGGTTTCCGGGCACACCCATCCGGGAACCGGCGCCCCGCCCGCGGCCCACCCCCAGCCGCGGCCCTCACGACCCGTTCCGCCATCACGCACCACCTTGCAAGCAAGCCCCCACGACATCCACTCCCCGAGAGGCCCACGCGCATGACACGTGAACACCCCACCCCCGGCCCCGCGCCGCGTTCCGGCAACACCCTGGCAGACCGCAGGCCGAAATCGGCCCTGACCGCCGAGGACGCCGGAATGCACAAGGGGCTCAAGTCCCGCCAGATCCAGATGATCGCGATCGGCGGGGCCATCGGCACCGGCCTGTTCATGGGCGCCGGAGGCCGGCTCGCCGGCGCCGGCCCGGCCCTGATGTTCAGCTACGCGATCTGCGGGTTCTTCGCCTTCCTGATCCTGCGCGCACTGGGCGAACTGGTCGTCCACCGCCCCTCTTCGGGTTCCTTCGTCTCCTACGCCCGCGAGTTCTTCGGTGAGAAGGCCGCCTTCGTGACCGGCTGGCTGTACTGGCTCAACTGGGCCATGACGGCCATCGTGGACATCACCGCGATCGCGCTGTACATGAACTTCTTCGCCAAGTACGTCCCGTGGATCGGTGCGGTCCCGCAGTGGACGTGGGCGCTTGCGGCGCTGCTGGTGGTGCTGGGGCTGAACCTGGTCTCGGTGAAGGTCTTCGGCGAGATGGAATTCTGGTTCGCGCTGATCAAGGTCGTCGCGCTGCTCGGGTTCCTGGCCGTGGGCACGTACTTCGTGATCTTCGGGTCCCCGGTTCCCGGGCACGAGGTCGGCTTCTCGCTGATCGCGGACAACGGCGGGTTCTTCCCCAACGGCCTGCTGCCGGTGGTCGTGGTGATGCAGGGAGTGGTCTTCGCCTACGCCTCGATCGAGCTGATCGGCACCGCCGCGGGCGAAACCGAAAACCCGGAGAAGGTCATGCCCAAGGCCATCAACACCGTGATCATCCGCATCGCCGTGTTCTACGTCGGCTCCCTGGTGCTGCTCTCGCTGCTGCTGCCCTACACCGCGTACAAGGCCGGCGAGTCCCCGTTCGTGACGTTCTTCGGCTCCATCGGAGTGGCCGGCATGGACTCGATCATGAACCTTGTGGTGCTCACCGCCGCGATGTCCTCGCTGAATGCGGGCCTGTATTCCACCGGGCGCATCCTGCGCTCGATGGCGCTGGCCGGGTCCGCCCCGCGCTTCGCCGCGAAGCTGAACAAGCGGGGCGTGCCCTACGGCGGCATCGCGCTGACCACCGCGGTCGCCGGCCTGGGCGTGGTGCTCAACGCGATTGTCCCGGCGCAGGCCTTCGAGATCGTGCTGAACATGGCGGCGCTGGGCATCATCGCCTCCTGGGGCATGATCGTGCTCTGCCAGCTGGCGCTCTACCGCCTGTCCCAGCGCGGGGAGATGAACCGCCCGGCCTTCCGGATGATCGGGGCGCCCTACACCGGGTACCTGACCCTTGCATTCCTGCTGGCGGTCATCGTGCTGATGGCCTTCGACTCGCCGGTGGGCACCTGGACAGTGGCCTCGATCGTCGTCATCGTCCCGGCGCTGATGATCGGTTGGTACGCCTCCCGCAAGCGCATTGCCGATATTGCAGCGGCACGCGATGCGGCCGACGAGCGCTACGAGTTCTCGCTCACCGCTTCCGGCCCGGAAGCCTAAGCACCCCGGAACGTCGCTGCCGCACGGCACACCGCACCCCCGCAGGCGCCGCCTGCGGGGGTGCGGTTGTTTCGCGGCAAGGGTGCCCGGTGCCGTGTATATCCTTCCGGCGCCCCGTCGGATGCGGGACGGGGCACGGGGCTGTCCAGGGGTTGGCGCCGAGCCTGTTGATTTTCGTGTGTGCTCTGCTACTCTCGCAGCATGAGGCACCCATCATGTGTTGCTTTGCCACCCCTCATCCACCCCGACTCCGCAGCCACCACGTGTGCGCCGTGCGTCGGCGGGCCCCACGGCTTCCGGCGATGAGCACCATCCAGGGCGGCGGCTGGGAAACCACCGCCCGTGCCCGCGAGCAGGCCGCCGCGGCCGACCTGGGGCGTTGGCTCTACACCTTGCAGCTGGAACGCGAGGAAGACCGCAAGTCGTTGGCGAACAACGTCGCCGGCCTGGTCGTCGGGCTGATTGTCACCACCGCCAGCATCATGTTCCTGGTGCGTGCACACCCCGCAGTGCTCGGATTCCGGCTGGGCGGGGTGGCGCTGAGTGCCCTGGGGCTGGGCTTCGTGGCCGTCTACGGTTACCGGATGCTTTTCAAGGACCGCGAGGGCATCCGCGGGATCCTGCTTGGCCACGTCTACGAGGCGGGCCTGGTCCTTGAGCGCACCCGGGGCCAGAGCCACGTGGTGCCCCGTGGTACCAGCATCCTGCGCCACGTCGCCTGGGATGCCGGCGGGGACGAGCGCCCGCGAGACCAGCTGTGGATCACGCTGCCCGGCGGCGCCGTGCGCGGCGTCGAAACCTGGAGCGGGTTCGAATGCCGGCAGCTGGCGCAGCTGGCGGCCCACTTCGGGATGCCGGGCGAACCGGAGCGGATCGCCCCGGTCCATGCCGCCGACATCCCCGAACTCCTGTAGCGGGGACGGCGCAAGCGGCGGCTAGATGCCGAGTTCCTCGCGCAGGCGGGCCACGTGCCCGCCGGCCGCCACGTTGTACTCGGCCAGCGAGACCAGACCGTCCCCGTCAACCACCACGGTGCTGCGCAGGGTGCCGGAGGATTTCTTGCCGTTGAACTCCTTTTCGCCGTACGAGCCGTACGCAGAGGCCACCGCAAAATCGGGATCCGAAAGCAGCGGGAAGTTCAGCGATTCGGACTCTGTGAACGAGGTCAGGGCCTCGCCCTCGTCCGGGGAGATGCCCAGGACCTCGTACCCGGCGGCCCGCAGCGAGTTCAGGTTGTCCCGGAAATCGCAGGCCTCGGTGGTGCAGCCGGGGGTGGCCGCCTTGGGGTAGAAATACACGACGACGTTCTTGCCCGCGTAGTCGCCCAGCGAGACCTGCCTGCCGGTGGCGTCGGCCAAGGTGAATTGCGGTGCGCGCTGCCCAACGGCCAGCGGTGATGAAAGTTCAGACACAAGAGACTCCATTCGTTTCCACATCCTGATAATTCAATTTCATACTAGATCCTGTGTAGCGGACCAACAAGGGGTGGGCGGGGGTGAAAACCACGCATTGAACACCGGTCCGGGCAAGGATCGGACCCGCATACCGCGTGGGATGTACGCGGAGCCCAAAAAGTCAGTCTTTGGGAGGGTCAAACCGTGGGGCATCGAGGGTAGAGTGACCAATGCCCGGCTGAAAGGTGCCGCGTTGCCGCCCTCGCGGGGCCACCAAACCATGGCGGATCCGTGCGGCTAAATTCATGAGGACACTACCTGATGCTCTTAAAGCTCATACTTCGACATTCGAAACCCTACAAGTGGTGGATCGCAGCCGTGCTGTTCTTCCAGCTCGCCACCACCATCGCCACCCTGTTCCTGCCCAGCCTCAACGCCCGGATCATCGACACCGGCGTGGTCAAGGGGGACACCGACTACATCTGGCGCACCGGCGGCGTGATGCTTGCCGTCGCCTTCGTCCAGGTGCTCACCGCGATTGCCGCGGTGTACTTCGGGGCCAAGACCGCCATGGCCATCGGCCGCGACCTGCGCCATGCCGTCTTTGACGCCGTCACCGGCTTCTCCGCCCAGGACGTGAACAAGTTCGGCGCCGCAACGTTGATCACCCGCGGCACCAACGACGTGCAGCAGGTGCAGATGCTGGTGCTGATGGGCCTGAACTTCATGGTTTCCGCCCCCATCATGTGCATCGGCGGCATCATCATGGCGCTGCGCGAGGACGTCGGCCTGTCCTGGCTGGTCTGGGTCTCGGTGCCCGTGCTGCTGGTCGTCGTCGGCGTCCTGGTCATCTTCCTGATGCCGCTCTTCCGCCAGATGCAGGACCGCATCGACGACATCAACGGGGTGCTGCGCGAGCAGATCACCGGCATCCGCGTGGTGCGTGCCTTTGTGCGCGAACCGCATGAGACCGAGCGCTTCGAGGAAGCCAACGCCAAGCTCACCCGCGTGGGCGTGAAGGTCGGCAACCTCTTCGTGCTGATGTTCCCGCTGATCGGCATGATCCTGCACGTTGCCACCGCCTCGGTGCTGTGGTTCGGCGGACACCGGGTGGAAACCGGCGCCATGCAGGTCGGCGCGCTGACCGCGTTCCTGCAGTACCTGCTGCAGATCCTCATGGCGGTCATGATGGGCACCTTCATGGCGATGATGATCCCGCGCGCCATCGTCTGCGCCGAGCGCATCGACGAGGTCACCACCCTGGTCCCGTCCCTCACCGACCAGCACGAGCACGTCGCCGACATGGCCGCCCCCGGAACCGTCGAATTCCGCAACGTCACCTTCGGCTACCCCGGTGCCGAGGCCCCGGTGCTGAACAACATCTCCTTCACCGCCCGGCGCGGGCAGATGACAGCGATCATTGGATCCACCGGCGCGGGCAAGTCCACGCTGCTGAACCTGATCCCGCGGCTCTACGACGCCAACGAGGGCCAGGTGCTCGTTGGCGGGGCGCCGGTCACCGAGCTGACCCGCGCGCAGCTTTCGGGTGCCGTGGCCACCGTGCCGCAGCGCCCGTACCTCTTCTCCGGCACCGTCGCTTCCAACCTGCGCTTCGGCGCCGATGCCGCCACCGACGAGGAACTCTGGGATGCCCTGCGCACCGCCCAGGCCGAATCCTTCGTCGCCGCCCGCGAGGACGGACTGGACGGCAAGATCTCCCAGGGCGGCACCAACGTCTCGGGCGGACAGCGCCAGCGCCTGTGCATCGCCCGGGCACTGGCCGCACGCCCGGAGATCTACCTCTTTGACGACTCCTTCTCGGCCCTGGACGTGGCCACCGATGCGCGGCTGCGTGCCGCGCTGAAGGAACCGACCAAGGACGCGGCGGTGATCATCGTGGCCCAACGCGTCTCCACGATCACCGCGGCGGACCAGATCCTGGTCCTGGACCACGGCGAGATCGTGGCCCGCGGAACGCACGAGGAGCTCCTGGAATCCTCCGAGACCTACCAGGAAATCGTTTCATCCCAGCTTGCAGTGGAGGAGGTGGCCTAAATGGCAAAACGCACCAAGGAATCATCGACCGCCATCGTGGAAACCCCCGACGAGATTGACGACATCGACGAGTTCGACACCGCCGGGTCCTCCGACATGTTCGGTGACTCGGTCCCGGTCCGCAAGGCCAAGCACTTCTGGCCCTCGGCCAAGCGCCTGGTGGGGCTGCTGGCACCGGAGAAGCTCGGCATGTCCATCGTGCTGCTCTTCGTCACCGCCGGCGTCGTGCTCTCGGTCATCGCCCCGAAGATCCTGGGCAAGGCCATGGACGTCATCTTCGCCGGCGTCTTCAGCAAGAACATGGACCCCGGCGTCCCGGTCGACCAGCTGATCGCCGGGTTGCGCGCCTCCGGGCAGAACGACCTGGCGGACATGATGTCCAAGATGAACCTGGCCCCCGGCTTCGGCATCGACTTCCCGCTGCTGAGCCGCTACATCCTCATCGTGCTCTCGATGTACTTCGTGGCCTCGTTGTTCATGTGGATCCAGGGCTGGCTGCTGAACCGGCTGGTCATGAAGGTCGTCTACCGGCTGCGCCGCGACGTCGAGGACAAGCTGAACAAGCTGCCGCTGAACTACTTCGACACCCGCCAGCGCGGGGACCTGCTCAGCCGCGTCACCAACGACGTGGACAACATCCAAAACGCCCTGCAGCAGGCCATCAGCCAGCTGGTCCAATCCCTGCTGACCGTCATCGGCATCGTGATCATGATGTTCATCGTCTCCTGGCAGATGGCGCTGATCGCGTTGATCGCCCTGCCGCTTTCGGCCGTCGCTGCCGGGGTCATTGGCTCCCGCGCCCAGGGCATGTTCACCGCCCAGTGGAAGAACACCGGCGCGCTGAACGGGCAGATCGAGGAATCATTCTCCGGCCACGACCTGATGAAGGTCTTCGGGCGCGAAAAGGACATGCTCGATCGCTTCCACGAGAAGAACGAGGAGCTCTACAGGGCCTCCTTCGGCGCCCAGTTCGTCTCCGGGATGATCTTCCCGGTCATGAACTTCATCTCCTACCTGGCCTACGTCGGCATCGCAGTGGTCGGCGGGCTGCGCGTTGCCACCGGCCAGATGTCCCTGGGCGACGCGACCGCGTTCATCCAGTACAGCCGCGAATTCACCCAGCCGCTGGGGCAGATGGCCGGCATGGCCAACATGCTCCAGTCCGGCGTCGCCTCCGCGGAGCGCACCTTCGAGCTGCTGGATGCCGACGAGCAGGACCCGGACACGGCAACCGACAAGCTACCGGCCCGCACCGACGGCCACGTCGAATTCGAGAACGTCACCTTCTCCTACTCCGAGGACAAGCCCCTGATTGAGGACCTGTCCTTCGAGGCGCACCCCGGGCACACCGTGGCCATCGTCGGTCCCACCGGCGCGGGCAAGACCACGCTGGTGAACCTGGTCATGCGCTTCTACGAGCTGAACTCCGGGCGCATCACCCTTGACGGGGTCGATGTCACCGCGATCAGCCGCGCGGACCTGCGCTCCAAGGTCGGCATGGTGCTGCAGGACGCCTGGCTCTTTGGAGGGTCCATCCTGGAGAACATCCGCTACGGGCGCCTGGATGCCACCGACGAGGAGGTCATGGCCGCGGCCAAGGCCACCTTCGTTGACCGGTTCGTCCGCGCGCTGCCCGACGGCTACGAGACCGTCATCGACGAGGAAGGCACCAACGTGTCGGCCGGCGAGAAGCAGCTGATCACCATCGCCCGTGCGTTCGTGGCCAACCCCTCGCTGCTGATCCTCGACGAGGCGACCAGCTCCGTGGACACCCGCACCGAGCTGTTGGTGCAGCACGCCATGGCGGCGCTGCGCAGCGACAGGACCAGCTTCGTGATCGCGCACCGCCTGTCCACCATCCGCGACGCCGACACCATCCTGGTGATGGAAGAGGGCAAGATCGTGGAACAGGGCAACCACGAAGTGCTGCTCGCGGCCCGCGGGGCGTACTACAGGCTGTACCAGTCGCAGTTCGCCGGCCCGGCCCAGGACGCCGACGCGGAAACCGCCGGTGGCGGTGCCCCGGTGCTCGAGGGCATCGAGCCCGGTGCTGCCGAGACCCAGCCGGACGCCATCGGCTAGCACCGGCTGGCTTGTTGGTGGCCTGCGGGCGCGATGGATTCAATATCCGTTGCGCCCGCAGGCCACCTGCGTTTGGTCTTGGATGCCCTTTTCGGGCCGGCGCCGGGCCACTGAATGGACGGTCGGGCCCGGTCCGAGGTGCACAGTGCCTGCTCCCACTTCGGGAGAAAGTGATAATAACAGCCATCCTTACTATCACTTTCGCCCGGCGAGATCAGTGCGCACGACCGATGGGCTAGGCTAGAAAAAGTGATTGTTCGAACCGGCTCCGCCCCGCTGCAAACCCCGCGCAATGCCCCGTCCGTGAAGGCCCCGCAGGCTGCCGGGCGCGGATCGTCGATGGGATTCCGGGAGGACATCCAGGGGTTGCGCGCGATCGCCGTGCTGATGGTGATCATCCACCACCTGCGCCCCGGCGCGCTCAGCGGCGGATTCATCGGCGTGGACATGTTCTTCGTGATTTCCGGGTACCTGATCACCGCGCACCTGTTCCGGGAAATGCGCGCCACCGGAACCATCAAGCTGGCAACGTTCTGGGCCAGGCGCATCCGGCGGCTGCTGCCGCTGGCCTTCACGGTGTTGCTGGCCAGCGCCGGGCTGGTCTATTTCTTCATCCCGGCCACCGAGCACGGCACGATGTTCAAGCACATTGCCGCGGCCGGCCTCTACGTGGAGAACTGGGCGCTGGTTCTGGACGCCACCGACTACTCCGCCGCCGGGCAGATGGCCACCGCGGTGCAGCATTACTGGTCGCTCTCGGTGGAGGAACAGTTCTACCTCGCCTGGCCGCTGCTGCTCTTGGGCGGCGCGTTCATCGCCGGGAAGCTGGTGCCCCGATTCGGCCGACGGGCCAGCATCGGCCGGCACACCTTCGCCGGGCCCGGCACCCGGCAGCTCTTCCTTGGCGTCATCGGCGCCATCACCGTGGTTTCCTTCGCCTACGGGCTCTGGGTCACCGCCGCCAGCCCGCAGGCCGCCTACTTCGACACCGCCGGACGTGCCTGGCAATTCGCCGCCGGCGGCATCGTGGCCCTGCTCTGCGTGAACCGCGGGGTGGGCGGGCTGCTCGGCGCACTGCTGGGCTGGGGCGGGCTTGCCGCCCTGCTGGCCGGCGCGGTGCTGATCCCCACCGAGACCCGCTTCCCCGGCACCATGGGCCTGGTCCCGGTGCTCGGCACCGCCGCGGTGCTGGCAGCCGCCGGGACACGGCACCCCTCGCTACGCTGGTTTTCCGCCTCCACCTGGCTGTCGATCCCGCCGATGCGCAAGATCGGGGACATCAGCTACGGGGCCTACCTGTGGCACTGGCCGCTGATCATCGTCGCCCCGTTCGTGCTGCACACCGAACCCAAGTGGTACCACGAGGCCGGAATCCTGGGCATGACCCTGTTGCTGGCTTGGCTCTCCCAGCTGCTCATCGAGGACCCGCTGCGCTTCGGGACGTGGCTGAAGCCGGTGCGCAACGCGTTCGTCTTCGCCTTGGCCGGGATGCTGGTGTTGGCGTCCCTCGCCTGGGCGGGCACCGCTGCCTCCGCGCAAAGCTCCAACCTGCCGCGGATGGATGTGAACTCCCGGTGCTACGGAGCCGGGACCATGGAACACCCCAAGGACTGCCTGCCGGTGGCCTCGGACTTCGCCCCGTACCCCTCGGCCGTTGCGGTGTCCCAGCAGGTCCGCGCGCCGCTGTTCCCGGGCTGCGAGA encodes:
- a CDS encoding asparaginase, with amino-acid sequence MNLAHFPAHAPLAVQTRGQLVESVHYGSLAALDPHGITVLTRGEPGARIYPRSALKPLFAVAMLRAGLELPAEQLALAAASHSGSADHQDLAAKILAEAGLEPAALRNSTDLPYGTAERHAWIHAGNAPTQLAQNCSGKHAAMLATCVLNGWDTETYLHHDHPLPSLIRAVVAELTGEDVTITSTDGCGTEVFALSLTGMARAFSTLVTAAEGTAEARVADAMRAHPLMVAGAGRDVTALMEAVPGLLAKDGFEGIQLIALPDGSALALKVSDGSDRARMPAAVPALLALGVAPGPLEPFNNLPVLGGGHPVGTLAGLPFS
- a CDS encoding aspartate ammonia-lyase, whose protein sequence is MNESTATLQTTAAQGTRSEHDLIGDRDIPADAYWGVHSLRAVENFPITGQSLSTNTNLVMALAMVKQAAARTNLELGLLDAPRAEAIIAACAEIIAGKLHEQFVVDVIQGGAGTSSNMNANEVIANRALELMGHAKGEYQYLHPNDHVNLSQSTNDVYPTAVRVATIFAATSLVGAMEHLGKAFAAKAVEFRTVVKMGRTQLQDAVPMTLGQEFNSYAVTLGEDRLRLAEATLLVHEINLGATAIGTGLNAPAGYSALACTHLAEISGLKLETAFDLIEATADVGAFVHLSGVLKRVAVKLSKVCNDLRLLSSGPRAGLGEIDLPAVQSGSSIMPGKVNPVIPEVVNQVAYEVIGNDVTITMAAESGQLQLNAFEPIIVHSLTKSMRHLEAACITLADKCIIGITAHEDKLRAQVENSIGLVTALTTQLGYAASTKIAMEALSTGRGVAELVLEHGLLSASQLTELLRPERLANLSE
- a CDS encoding amino acid permease → MTREHPTPGPAPRSGNTLADRRPKSALTAEDAGMHKGLKSRQIQMIAIGGAIGTGLFMGAGGRLAGAGPALMFSYAICGFFAFLILRALGELVVHRPSSGSFVSYAREFFGEKAAFVTGWLYWLNWAMTAIVDITAIALYMNFFAKYVPWIGAVPQWTWALAALLVVLGLNLVSVKVFGEMEFWFALIKVVALLGFLAVGTYFVIFGSPVPGHEVGFSLIADNGGFFPNGLLPVVVVMQGVVFAYASIELIGTAAGETENPEKVMPKAINTVIIRIAVFYVGSLVLLSLLLPYTAYKAGESPFVTFFGSIGVAGMDSIMNLVVLTAAMSSLNAGLYSTGRILRSMALAGSAPRFAAKLNKRGVPYGGIALTTAVAGLGVVLNAIVPAQAFEIVLNMAALGIIASWGMIVLCQLALYRLSQRGEMNRPAFRMIGAPYTGYLTLAFLLAVIVLMAFDSPVGTWTVASIVVIVPALMIGWYASRKRIADIAAARDAADERYEFSLTASGPEA
- the bcp gene encoding thioredoxin-dependent thiol peroxidase yields the protein MESLVSELSSPLAVGQRAPQFTLADATGRQVSLGDYAGKNVVVYFYPKAATPGCTTEACDFRDNLNSLRAAGYEVLGISPDEGEALTSFTESESLNFPLLSDPDFAVASAYGSYGEKEFNGKKSSGTLRSTVVVDGDGLVSLAEYNVAAGGHVARLREELGI
- a CDS encoding ABC transporter ATP-binding protein produces the protein MLLKLILRHSKPYKWWIAAVLFFQLATTIATLFLPSLNARIIDTGVVKGDTDYIWRTGGVMLAVAFVQVLTAIAAVYFGAKTAMAIGRDLRHAVFDAVTGFSAQDVNKFGAATLITRGTNDVQQVQMLVLMGLNFMVSAPIMCIGGIIMALREDVGLSWLVWVSVPVLLVVVGVLVIFLMPLFRQMQDRIDDINGVLREQITGIRVVRAFVREPHETERFEEANAKLTRVGVKVGNLFVLMFPLIGMILHVATASVLWFGGHRVETGAMQVGALTAFLQYLLQILMAVMMGTFMAMMIPRAIVCAERIDEVTTLVPSLTDQHEHVADMAAPGTVEFRNVTFGYPGAEAPVLNNISFTARRGQMTAIIGSTGAGKSTLLNLIPRLYDANEGQVLVGGAPVTELTRAQLSGAVATVPQRPYLFSGTVASNLRFGADAATDEELWDALRTAQAESFVAAREDGLDGKISQGGTNVSGGQRQRLCIARALAARPEIYLFDDSFSALDVATDARLRAALKEPTKDAAVIIVAQRVSTITAADQILVLDHGEIVARGTHEELLESSETYQEIVSSQLAVEEVA
- a CDS encoding ABC transporter ATP-binding protein — encoded protein: MAKRTKESSTAIVETPDEIDDIDEFDTAGSSDMFGDSVPVRKAKHFWPSAKRLVGLLAPEKLGMSIVLLFVTAGVVLSVIAPKILGKAMDVIFAGVFSKNMDPGVPVDQLIAGLRASGQNDLADMMSKMNLAPGFGIDFPLLSRYILIVLSMYFVASLFMWIQGWLLNRLVMKVVYRLRRDVEDKLNKLPLNYFDTRQRGDLLSRVTNDVDNIQNALQQAISQLVQSLLTVIGIVIMMFIVSWQMALIALIALPLSAVAAGVIGSRAQGMFTAQWKNTGALNGQIEESFSGHDLMKVFGREKDMLDRFHEKNEELYRASFGAQFVSGMIFPVMNFISYLAYVGIAVVGGLRVATGQMSLGDATAFIQYSREFTQPLGQMAGMANMLQSGVASAERTFELLDADEQDPDTATDKLPARTDGHVEFENVTFSYSEDKPLIEDLSFEAHPGHTVAIVGPTGAGKTTLVNLVMRFYELNSGRITLDGVDVTAISRADLRSKVGMVLQDAWLFGGSILENIRYGRLDATDEEVMAAAKATFVDRFVRALPDGYETVIDEEGTNVSAGEKQLITIARAFVANPSLLILDEATSSVDTRTELLVQHAMAALRSDRTSFVIAHRLSTIRDADTILVMEEGKIVEQGNHEVLLAARGAYYRLYQSQFAGPAQDADAETAGGGAPVLEGIEPGAAETQPDAIG
- a CDS encoding acyltransferase family protein, with the protein product MIVRTGSAPLQTPRNAPSVKAPQAAGRGSSMGFREDIQGLRAIAVLMVIIHHLRPGALSGGFIGVDMFFVISGYLITAHLFREMRATGTIKLATFWARRIRRLLPLAFTVLLASAGLVYFFIPATEHGTMFKHIAAAGLYVENWALVLDATDYSAAGQMATAVQHYWSLSVEEQFYLAWPLLLLGGAFIAGKLVPRFGRRASIGRHTFAGPGTRQLFLGVIGAITVVSFAYGLWVTAASPQAAYFDTAGRAWQFAAGGIVALLCVNRGVGGLLGALLGWGGLAALLAGAVLIPTETRFPGTMGLVPVLGTAAVLAAAGTRHPSLRWFSASTWLSIPPMRKIGDISYGAYLWHWPLIIVAPFVLHTEPKWYHEAGILGMTLLLAWLSQLLIEDPLRFGTWLKPVRNAFVFALAGMLVLASLAWAGTAASAQSSNLPRMDVNSRCYGAGTMEHPKDCLPVASDFAPYPSAVAVSQQVRAPLFPGCETDTLQVGESSCRLGNTANPKLRVAVVGDSHASAWLPALSVIAKARDWELVTHIRSGCSPSVAALKGAEKLSSAAERLCTESVRALGPSLAADPGIDAVIVAAQGNKRSWISSPGYEFKDPATEGFTSLWKLWTDAGKTVAVIGEVPRLGNKNVPTCVASNPGEPLACSVTRKQGLSIRHNLQRALEADTAPAGIVRADLTDSICSEETCFAVIGSLITYYDQSHLSHDFSASLAPRLAGELEKDPVFAAGR